In Blastocatellia bacterium, the genomic window ACATCAAATTATCCACATCGGAGTGACCAAGCTGCGGCGCTATGTTCACAAGCTTCGGACACAGCCAGCGCGCGAGCAGCGGCATCAACAAGAGCACGTAGAAACGGTTGAGCAAATCTTCAGGCGGCTGGTTGTATTGACCACCAATCTGGCGCATCACATGGTGGGCCGATTGCGCTTGCCGGTGCCTGACGACTCGACAGAGGTCTTCCATGTGCTCGGACGAGCCGGTGTGCTCCCAACAGATTTAGCTGAACGATTATCTGGCGTCGCTTTGCTACGGGCAGAGCTGGCGCACGGTTACTGCCAGATTGAGAGCGAAAAGATTGATAGCTGGGTGCCACAGCGGCTTGATGATTTCCTTGCCTTCGCCGATTGCACAGCCAAAACGCTTTTGTCAGAATGATGAGCGGACGGGATATTGAACGCTCATGGACGCAGCTCAGCTCAGATCGTCAGCCGAACCGCTGGTCGTAATCGTGGGCCGGCCTAATGTCGGCAAATCCACGTTGTTTAATCG contains:
- a CDS encoding DUF86 domain-containing protein — its product is MIPEHQIIHIGVTKLRRYVHKLRTQPAREQRHQQEHVETVEQIFRRLVVLTTNLAHHMVGRLRLPVPDDSTEVFHVLGRAGVLPTDLAERLSGVALLRAELAHGYCQIESEKIDSWVPQRLDDFLAFADCTAKTLLSE